A stretch of DNA from Streptobacillus canis:
ACTGAAACTCTCGCTTGAGCTATAGCTGAATGTAAACCAACAAATGCTATTGGTAAACAAGCTACTAAAACTACTAATCCTTGAGAAACTGTAGTTGCTGATGAAATTTTTCCTGATGCAAGTAATGCAATAACGAATCCATATAATCCTTGTGAACCTGGTAATAATTGTAAGATTAATGATTTACCAAATTTTTCAGGTTCTTCTATAACTATTCCAGCTGCTGCTTCCCCAACCATTCCTACTGCTTTTGCTGAACCTATTCCTGCAAGAATTGCTGCAAGTGCTGCTCCTAAATATCCTAAAGCTGGTCCTAAATTTACTAATAATGCTTCTAAACTTATCATTTGTATTTTCCTCCTAATTATTTCTTATGTTTATATATTTTTCTTTTATTTTAAAGTCTTTAAATGGTTTCCCTCCACCTTCGTAGAATTTAGAGAAAAACTCTACATATATTAATCTTGATGTATGAACATATGCTCCTAACATTGATAAGAATAAGTTAAATGCATGTCCAATTACTAATATTAATCCAACAAAGATTAACATATACCATTTATTACCCATCATAGATGCTATCATGTTTACAGCATAAGCAATATATCCTCCTGATAATCCTAATGCCATAAGCCTTACATATGAGATTAAATCACCCATATATCCTGAAATTCCATAAAGAGCATAAACTCCTAATCCTATTCTTCCTCCAACATTTTTAACTTCTCTACCACCAGTGGCA
This window harbors:
- a CDS encoding V-type ATP synthase subunit K encodes the protein MISLEALLVNLGPALGYLGAALAAILAGIGSAKAVGMVGEAAAGIVIEEPEKFGKSLILQLLPGSQGLYGFVIALLASGKISSATTVSQGLVVLVACLPIAFVGLHSAIAQARVSVAGITILAKNEEQQVKGIVYAVMVEIYALLGLVISVILLNNVA